A genome region from Bombus pyrosoma isolate SC7728 linkage group LG14, ASM1482585v1, whole genome shotgun sequence includes the following:
- the LOC122574682 gene encoding calpain-D-like isoform X2 gives MGSIASVLQWHCSECALINPTESTRCARCGLTRLRSDEKANLRLGLSLDRKVPEEKEEEEKQRDDEEGDSSSVSVPPTPPPKLRLEKPATGDTRPATYQYVKTDLIHRSEGNLILLNNHIKKSHHDSWNGKSCKKEPVKRSSSLPSLITQWTCVRCLLDNSCSSGIICIACDANSSIAETGKRQIGARKRKKLNSRKTNRLKTASELLANILDDVNATSSSTSDARIINKDMAQLTSISRSERRQDREDWTLPPIETMESTTLSYTNTTDTSQRSPKRHSPSIYERVKSKVSRSLSNGSVVHKLSEHAIQRPTSLVVSESQQDDALWSCDNCTLDNAPGLEQCEACEAPRSPAPCSGVVISVPAWEPRALSSAGPLFYRRSFSDVESVTNVSRKKKIVNRRSLNEDEPPAVPPHSVGFSTRPKYSYIGITDPDIPPPLPKKQNNKLGLVPTKAHSEATSPVGDVPNVSSLKRMWTCRKCSYAYNPLWSTGCDICGSSRSPPSLMQPSLITVTKDETSCSMHSQSPIVVSRDSVRYIPQKTATLATAESDLEEVDPPSPVWTCKKCTLLNAASRTTCEACGGSKLKSIMHLEDATLRKGESWVCPSCTLRNPLSAQTCNACKTLADFLDVPKDSRFFGSRSPSPRLCSTPINSKVVTPRHRNSVRRNGSSIGDKRHSRIRDSTHGQWQCKLCTYENKSTNGICEMCQISKNLSQLPGERPRIIESGISTLTMQRQESVVMENLRQIEEREALEKWERIVRYCKETNEPFVDDSFPPAPKSLYYNPAETKDNHVVQWRRPHQINVDSTVDSKLPWAVFRKPLPSDISQGVLGNCWLLSALAVLAESDELVKRVLVMRETCPEGAYQVRLCKDGKWTTVLVDDLLPCDKRGHLVYSQAKRKQLWVPLIEKAVAKIHGCYEALVSGRAIEGLATLTGAPCESVPLQPSALPSEDELDKDLIWAQLLSSRQAMFLMGASCGGGNMKVDEEEYQRKGLRPRHAYSVLDVRDVQGIRLLRLRNPWGHYSWKGDWSDDSPIWTPQLREMLMPHGASDGVFWISFDDVLKYFDCIDICKTRVGWSEVRLRGTLPPLSSLRHLSCVLLTVLEPTETEFTLFQEGQRNSEKSQRSQLDLCVVVFRTRSPAAPEVGRLVEHSKRQVRGFVGCHKMLERDLYIVVCLAFNHWHTGMEDTSSYPEYVLAIHSSKRLLVEQISPPAFVLADAIISLTLAKGQRHEGREGMTAYYLTKGWAGLVVMVENRHVNKWIHVKCDCHESYNVVSTRGQLRTADSVPPLHRQVIIVLTQLEGSGGFSIAHRLTHRLANSGNLHDWGPPDTQHCPQIDTQVEGLHSPRLIT, from the exons ATGGGCTCGATTGCATCGGTGTTGCAGTGGCATTGCTCGGAGTGCGCTCTGATAAATCCAACGGAGAGCACGCGATGCGCCAGGTGCGGCCTTACTCGGCTTAGGAGTGATGAGAAAGCAAATCTCAGGCTCGGCCTGAGCTTGGATCGCAAAGTTcccgaagaaaaagaggaggaggaaaagCAAAGAGACGACGAGGAAGGTGACTCTTCCTCGGTCTCTGTTCCGCCAACACCTCCGCCGAAACTTCGTTTGGAGAAGCCAGCAACGGGCGATACGCGTCCGGCAACTTATCAATACGTCAAAACCGATCTCATACATCG CTCAGAGGGGAATTTAATTCTACTCAATAATCATATAAAGAAATCTCACCATGATTCGTGGAATGGAAAGTCTTGTAAAAAAGAGCCAGTTAAAAGATCTTCTTCTCTACCTTCCTTAATAACACAATGGACTTGCGTTCGTTGTTTGTTAGACAACAGCTGCAGTTCTGGTATAATTTGCATAGCTTGTGATGCAAATTCCTCTATAGCTGAAACTGGCAAAAGACAGATTGGAGCACGTAAACgcaaaaaattgaattcacGTAAAACAAATCGTCTCAAAACTGCATCCGAACTTCTGGCCAATATTTTAGATGATGTCAATGCAACAAGTTCTTCTACAAGCGATGCAAGAATTATCAATAAgg ATATGGCACAACTAACAAGTATAAGTCGTAGTGAAAGGAGACAAGATAGAGAAGACTGGACCTTGCCACCAATAGAAACTATGGAGTCTACTACACTTTCCTACACAAATACCACTGATACCTCTCAACGTTCACCAAAAAGACATAGTCCTTCAATTTATGAAAGAGTCAAATCTAAAGTTAGTCGCTCTTTATCTAATGGATCTGTTGTACATAAATTATCTGAACATGCAATTCAAAGACCAACAAGTTTAGTAGTCTCAGAATCTCAACAGGATGATGCTCTCTGGAGTTGTGATAATTGTACTCTTGATAATGCTCCTGGCCTAGAACAATGCGAGGCATGTGAAGCCCCTAGAAGTCCTGCTCCTTGCAGTGGAGTAGTTATCAGTGTACCTGCCTGGGAACCACGTGCTCTATCTTCTGCAGGTCCATTGTTTTATAGACGATCTTTTTCTGATGTCGAATCCGTTACAAATGTatctcgaaagaaaaagatcgtcAATCGTAGAAGTCTCAATGAGGATGAACCACCTGCAGTACCACCACATTCTGTTGGTTTTAGTACAAGACCAAAATATTCTTACATTGGAATTACCGACCCTGATATACCGCCGCCATTGccaaaaaaacaaaataataaattaggtCTTGTACCCACAAAAGCACATAGCGAAGCAACTAGTCCTGTCGGTGATGTACCGAATGTAAgctcgttaaaacgtatgtggACTTGTCGGAAATGTTCTTACGCGTATAATCCTTTATGGTCAACTGGTTGCGATATATGTGGATCTTCTCGTTCACCGCCTTCGTTAATGCAACCTAGTCTAATAACGGTCACAAAGGATGAAACGAGTTGTTCAATGCATTCACAATCTCCAATCGTAGTATCCAGAGATAGTGTAAGATACATTCCGCAGAAAACTGCTACATTGGCTACAGCAGAATCTGATTTAGAAGAAGTTGATCCACCCTCCCCAGTGTGGActtgtaaaaaatgtacattattAAATGCCGCTTCGCGAACAACGTGTGAAGCGTGCGGTGGTTCAAAGCTTAAAAGTATCATGCATTTAGAAGACGCTACATTACGAAAAGGAGAAAGCTGGGTGTGTCCATCGTGTACATTAAGGAATCCGCTATCAGCACAAACTTGTAATGCTTGTAAGACTTTAGCAGATTTTCTAGATGTACCAAAGGATAGCAGATTTTTTGGATCAAGAAGTCCGAGTCCAAGACTTTGTTCAACCCCTATAAATTCAAAAGTTGTTACTCCAAGACATAGGAATTCTGTAAGAAGAAATGGTTCTTCAATTGGAGATAAAAGACATTCGAGAATTAGAGATTCCACTCATGGTCAA TGGCAGTGTAAACTGTGCACATATGAAAATAAGAGTACAAACGGAATTTGTGAAATGTGCCAAATCTCAAAAAATTTATCTCAACTACCAGGTGAAAGGCCTAGAATTATTGAATCTGGCATAAGTACACTTACAATGCAACGGCAAGAAAGCGTAGTTATGGAGAATTTAAGACAAATTGAGGAAAGAGAAGCATTGGAGAAATGGGAGCGAATTGTTCGCTACTGCAAAGAG ACAAATGAACCTTTTGTCGATGACTCATTTCCACCAGCTCCAAAATCTCTATATTACAATCCAGCTGAAACAAAAGATAACCATGTTGTTCAATGGAGAAGGCCTCATCAAATTAATGTTGATTCTACAGTTGATTCCAAACTGCCTTGGGCTGTTTTTAGGAAACCCTTACCTTCTGATATCTCACAAGGTGTATTAGGAAACTGTTGGTTACTTTCAGCTTTAGCTGTTTTAGCTGAAAGTGATGAGCTTGTAAAGAGAGTCTTAGTAATGAGGGAAACCTGCCCAGAAGGAGCTTATCAAGTAAGATTATGTAAAGATGGAAAATGGACCACAGTACTTGTTGATGACTTGCTACCCTGTGATAAAAGAGGCCATCTTGTATATTCTCAG gcaaaaagaaaacaacTTTGGGTGCCATTAATTGAAAAAGCAGTGGCTAAAATTCATGGTTGCTATGAAGCTTTAGTATCTGGACGTGCAATAGAAGGTCTAGCAACACTTACAGGTGCCCCTTGTGAGAGTGTGCCTTTACAACCATCCGCTTTGCCAAGTGAAGATGAACTTGATAAGGATTTAATATGGGCACAACTTTTATCTTCAAGGCAAGCTATGTTTTTAATGGGTGCTAGTTGTGGAGGTGGTAATATGAAAGTTGATGAGGAAGAATATCAACGTAAAGGTTTAAGGCCAAG GCACGCTTATTCTGTTCTCGATGTACGGGATGTACAG GGAATACGATTATTGAGATTACGTAATCCATGGGGTCACTATAGTTGGAAGGGTGATTGGTCTGATGATAGTCCTATTTGGACACCACAATTGCGGGAAATGCTCATGCCACATGGTGCTTCTGACGGTGTTTTCTGGATTTCTTTTGACGatgtattgaaatattttgattgtattgatatttgtaaaacTAGAGTTGGGTGGAGTGAAGTTAGATTACGTGGGACACTTCCACCTTTATCATCTCTCAGACATTTATCATGTGTACTTTTAACGGTACTAGAACCTACTGAAACagaatttactttatttcaagAAGGGCAaag gAATTCCGAAAAATCACAACGTTCTCAGTTGGACTTGTGCGTAGTTGTTTTTCGTACGCGTTCACCAGCAGCACCAGAAGTGGGGAGATTAGTAGAACATAGTAAGCGACAAGTACGTGGATTCGTTGGATGTCACAAAATGTTAGAGAGGGATTTGTATATTGTTGTATGTTTGGCCTTTAATCATTGGCACACAGGAATGGAAGATACTTCCAGTTACCCTGAGTACGTTCTTGCCATTCATAGTTCAAAGAGATTATTAGTTGAGCAAATTTCCCCGCCAGCATTTGTCTTAGCTGATGCTATAATAAGTTTAACTCTAGCAAAAGGACAGAGACATGAA gGAAGAGAGGGAATGACTGCTTATTACTTAACTAAAGGTTGGGCTGGACTTGTAGTAATGGTAGAAAATCGTCATGTAAATAAATGGATTCATGTAAAATGTGACTGCCATGAAAGCTATAACGTTGTGTCCACAAGAGGACAACTCAGAACTGCCGATAGTGTTCCCCCGCTACACAG aCAAGTCATCATAGTTTTAACACAATTGGAAGGTAGTGGAGGTTTTTCGATAGCACATCGACTTACGCACAGACTAGCTAACAGTGGAAACTTGCATGACTGGGGTCCGCCAGATACTCAACATTGTCCTCAAATTGATACTCAAGTCGAAGGTTTACATAGTCCTCGTTTAATCACGTGA